Part of the Bacteroidetes bacterium GWF2_43_63 genome, GTCCTAATGGCGAAGTCAGGAAAATCAGATTTCAATGATTTTATTTCGGATGGCATATTTAATCAGCTCCACCGTTGTTTTTAATTCCAGTTTCTGCATGATATGCGTTTTGTGAGTCTCAACAGTGCGAATGCTGATAAATAGTTTCCCGGCAATTTCCAGATTGGAAAGTCCTTCGCAGAACAGGTGTAGCACTTCGTTTTCGCGTTGAGACAATGGCTCTGTCGATGGATCCGGATTTTCTTCTTTTTCCAGTTTTCGCATCAGAGCTTTTCGCAGCACGTCGGAAGTGGCTTCACCGAAATATTCTTCGCCGGCATAAAGCCGACGTATGGCATCGGTGAGTTCGCGCGCCGGAATGTTTTTTGGCAGATACCCTTTTGCGCCAGCTTTAATAGCACGAATGATATATTCTTCATCGTTGTGCATGGAAAGAATGAGTACTGGTAAAGCAGGTCTCATCTGCAAAATCAGCGGAAGCGCATCAATCCCCGATTTGTCGGGAAGCGAAATATCGAGAATAAGAACATCGGGAAAAGTGTTCTCCAGCGTATTAAGAGCTTCTGCAGCCGAACTGGCCTCAGCAACGACGTTGATGTCCTGCGTTCCTGAAATGATCGCTTTCACGCCGTCACGCACAATGTCGTGATCATCAACCAGCATGATTTTAATTTTATGCTCCATGACTTTCGTTTAATGTATAGTGCAGTTCTATTTTTGTTCCACAGTTTTGTTTTGAATCAATATTCAGGTTGGCACCAATCAGGGCGGCTCTTTCCCTGATATTGGCAAGCCCCTTTCCACGCGCAGTTTCTTCCGATCCGAATCCGCATCCGTTGTCCTGAATTTGCATCAAAATCAAAGGGGTATTAAAGGAAAATCCAACTTTAATTTCAGAGGCATTGCTGTGTTTTAACGCATTGCTCAATGCTTCCTGTAAAATGCGATACAAATGTGTTGCTTCCATTTCGCTCAGTGGCAGTGTTACTTCGTCGATGGCTTGAATAATTTTTATTCCGGAACTTTCTTCCATTTGATTGCATAAGCTACGAAGTGCGCTTGTAAGGCCAAACTCCGACAATTCGGAAGGCGCAAGCCCTTTCGATATTTTACGCAATTCGGTGATTCCCTGATTGACCAATTTTTTCGAAGCCGCATATGGAGCCAGATTCTGAATGTTTTCGTATTGCCCCATACTTTCCAGTTGAAAACGAGCGGCAACAAAAATCTGTCCTATACCATCGTGCAATTCGCGTGAAAGCCGCTGGCGTTCCTTTTCCTGGCCCTCGATAAACGATTCAATCCGTTGACTTCTTTCGGCTTCAAGTTGCAATTCGCGGGTGGATATTTCTTGTTGTTGTTCACAAAGCTTCTGCGACATTTCGTTGAAAGCGCCCGCCAGCTCGCCCAGCTCATCGTTGCTTTGATAATCGACCTGCACACCCAGCTGACCTGTGCTTATTTGTGAAACAGCTGTTTTCAACCGCAAAAGCGGACGTGTAAAAAACCGGGAAAGCCAGAAAGAAACAAAAACGAGAATGAATACAATGGCAATGCTTACAAAAAGCAGCGTGTTCCGTAAGTTTAGAAGGGGCATCAGCGCTTCTTTTTTATCGATTTCGGCCAGAATGGCCCAGTCGAGTCCCGGAATCTGTAAGCGACTGCTGGAACTTAATACCGGAATGCCCCGATAATCATTACTGATCATTTCACCTTCGTTCTGTTGAAAAACCTGTTTGGCAGGAATGGTTTCCGCTTTCACACTCATGACCGATTTTTTCAAGAAGCGCGATTGGCTGCGCATCATATAGTCGCTGCCGATTATATATACTTCGCCGCTGTATCCAAGTCCGTTCTGGTCGTTTTGTTCGAGTAAAATACTGTTCAATGCGTCGGCTGAAATACTAATACCAACAGCACCGATGATTTTTGATTTTTCAAGAACAGGTGCAAAAACGTACATCAGCGGCAAACCATTGGTTGTGTCATAATCGCTTATTTGAACGGCGTTTTCAGCAATTGATTGTTGAGCCGTTATTAGATAATGAGCGTTATTAACTTCGGAAAAATAGTCAGCAACAATTTGTTTTTTTTGATTTCGGGAAATGATGAAGCTTTTATTGTCGGTTGAAACCAATAGTAGCTGATGGTGTCCCGGCCGGTCAAAAACAGCTGAAAAAAGATAATCGCCAGCTGTAGAAAGAGTAAGCGTATCGCCTGATTGCAGTTGTTCGGATTGCTGGTTGAATGCTGAAAAAACATTGTTTAATTCCTGCGAAAGCCCAAGTTGCAACACTTCGGTTTGCCGATCGCGGAAGTATTGTTCCAACTGAAATTTTCGCGCATTGCGAATGGTTTTAAGCTGTGAGAAGGTCCGGTCTGTCACCGAGTCACGTGCAATGCGATACGTAAGCAGTCCGGTAACCGCAATGATGGCAATGCCCGTCAACGACAGGAACAATACAAAGCGGTCGCGGAGGTTGGTTTTCATTTTTAATCAGGTGGTACAAATATACGGGTTCTGTGTTTCTCACAACAGCCCTCTCTATATTGAGGTTGTCTCAAAATTGAAAATCGTTACGATATTCCATCGTTCCGGCCAAAATTAACCCTCGAAGAGTTCCAAACTCTTCGAGGGTTTTATAAACAGGCCGGAATATGGAATCGTCGTAACAGCTTCAAAAACAACGATTCCATATCCTTTCGCTCCTACGTCGCTATCGGACGATGGAATATTGTTTTGAAGAAGGCTTCGTTTTGAGACATCCGCCTTCAGATTGCAGGACCATTATATATTTTACTTTGGTATAATACGGCATTTTGTCTTTTCAAACAAAAAGACAACCTGAAGTCAACTTAAAACTAATTCAGACTCAATTTCTCCACTCGTAATGATAAATCGCTTTGAAACTGCCGCCGAGGAAAACCGTCAGGGTTTTCTGATCTTTCTCTTTCGCCCCTTTTTCAAGAGGTTTCTGGCTGATAATTTCAGAGCTAAAATCTTTGGTGAAATAAATTTCTCCGGCGCTATTGGCCAGGTTGAGTCCATAAATGCCCTGACTGAATTTGGCCATTTGTTGGTCTGGTCTCCAGCTGGCAGTAGTAGAAATTGTTTTCAGCGTATAGTTCAGTTTTATTTTTTCGCCGGCAGCAATGTATGTTTGTGGATCCGTCCAGACAACATTGTAGGTCACGCCTGCCAGCAATTTTCCGCTGCTTTTATCGTTGCGTTTTTTGACAATTTCTATGTTTCCTTTGTTCCCCGAAAATTTCACCACATCAACCATGTAATCACTGGTTCCTGCCAATGGCTTTTCGCTGGTGTTGGTTGCGTCGTAAAATTCGTATTTCACAAAATACCAGCCGGGCTTATTGCCAGCAACGGTTGTGTTGGTGGGTGTTTCGGTAATATTGGAGCGGGTGAGTGTGGCATTCCATTCGTAGGAATAAACGGCTTTGAAACCACTGCCCATGTTTACTACTAGTTTTTTGATTTCCTTGTCTTTATATCCCTTGTCAATGGCTTTCTGACTCGAAATTTGTGAGCTGAAATCTTTATTGAAGTATATTTCTCCGGCGGTATTGGCCAGATAAATGCCATAGATTCCCTGCTCAAATTTGGCGCTTTGCTGCTCTGGTTTCCAGCTTGTGGAGGACACTGTTTTCAAGGTATAGTTCATGCGAATAATATCACCGGGAAAAATAGTGTTTTGCGGATCGGTCCATGTGACATTATACGTAACGCCGGCTAGCAACTTTCCACTGCTTTTGTCGTTGCGTTTTTTGACAATTTCTATATTCCCTTTGTTACCCGAAAATTTTGCTACATCGACCATGTAGTCACTTGTTCCAGCCAGGACCGTTTCGGTAGTTTTGGTGCCGTCGATAAATTCGTATCCGACAAATTTCCATCCGCCCTGTGCGTATGTGATACAAACCGACAACAGAACAATGGCAAACAGTAAAAACTTTTTCATAGCAGTATGTTTTAGAGTGATATTGATTCTCGTTATTCAAACAAATATAATAAAACTTTTGAATATGAGTGGATTTGTTTTACTCCAGTTCAAAAGCATCCATATAATTTTTCACAATAAAAACATCACCGTCGCGGAATTCGAGCTCGAGGGAGATATCGTACATGTCATAACCCAGACTCATAATTATCCGGAAGTCAGTTAGGCAATTTTCCATCGCACAACCCGATTTTGATTCGAGAAAAAACAATGTGCTATCATAATTCGCAACATCATCTTGATTATTAAGCGGAACAAACTTTATTTATTATTTCTGAAAATCCCATCTGGAGCGGAATCCACGCACATCGATGTGTATGGTTGTTGTGCCCGGATAGCGTCCGATTCCGCCAGAGTTGCCAATGATTATTTCGAGCAATTCAAGCAAAATCTGTTTATCTCTGACATCAACTGTTCCGTTGTTGTCAACATCCCGAACGATCAGATCGGCGGCATTGCCATACATGTGCTGGCTGCCGCGGGCGCCGCCCACAGCCTCGTTCAGAACCGGTGGCCGGAAACTTTCACGAACAGCAAAACCGTTTTTATTGTAACCATTCTTTTCAAGCGCTATTTTCAGATCCAGAATTCTGTACAACAGTTCTTTTTTTACCAGAAGAAAAAAGGTGTTTCTGCCACAACTGAATGATGGCGGGCAGATGGGATTGTATTCAGGCAGAAATGCAGAAACGGAAACATCAGCGACCAGATTTCTGTCAAGATCTTTCCGGCGGATAATCAGAAACTCCCTGTTAGCATATGTCTTTTCATGGCTTTTGGTGAGACCTGTCACCTCCCGGTATTTTTGCGGCAGTTCACTGAAACTGATTTTCTGAAACGAATTGTATACGGAATCAATTTGAGTGTAAGTTGTTATTTCGGGATTGGAATATGTTTCAGAAATGTCATTTATATCCTTACAGGAAGGAAAAACAATGAAAAGAAACGAGGCGACAGCAAATATTCTTTTCATTTTTTTCTATGGTTTGATGATTTTTATACTGCAGTTTTCATTGGCATGTTGCTGGAGCAAATTAAAAACATATAGAATGGCCCATGATGTTTTCATCGGAGCATTGAAATGACTGAAAACGATTTTTTTTGATATATTCCCATGATAGAATATTGTGAAAGAATATACGGCAGCATCAACACCTGATGAATATGTTTCGCGGGAACAATTTAAAATGTCCGAATAAGACAGTCGGGTTGAAATATTTTTCATTTCTGCAGAATCTAGTTGTCCGGTGCAAAACGATTCTTCATCATATATGTATGTGAGATTGAATTTGCCGTTTGAAAACAGTGAATATCGATGCCAAATATTCCATCCATTGAAAAAATTCAGATGCAGAGAATCAAATTTGACCTGACGAAACGTTGGCCTGAACCGAACCCAGTTTGTTGGTTTCTCATTGTTTGAAAGGAATAGCGTATCTTTATCTATCCTGATAATTTTGCTTTTAAGCCACTCTTTCTTCAGCGGATCAGTGATGATAATTGAATCATTCCGGATTTCCCATGATCCGATCGTTCCCAAATATGCATCATTGTTGTCTTTTTTGTCATTCCAGAATCCACGGAATGCTTCTGCCTGACCATCAGAAAAAAGAAAAAATCCTTTCTGATCACAGCCAGCCGGTTTGCGAATCTTTGTTGTTTGCAGATGATTTAAAAAATCGTCGTTAGGAATTATATAACCGTCATCAACATACCATGCGCCGACGATCTCTTTTTTAATGTCAGCTTGTTTGCATGAAACAAGCCCAAAAAGCAAAGAAACTGATATGACAAATATTGAGTAATTCATTTATTGCATTATCTCAAAAACCGTTTCAACCATTTCATTTTTCCTTTTGTATAAGGCGGATATTTCAGGTTGGGTTCAAAGCGGAATGGTTTATACATAACGCTTTTGTAGTGCGAAAAAGTACGGAAACCGGCTTCGCCGTGATAACTTCCGGTGCCGCTGTGACCCACGCCTCCGAAGGGCAGCCGCGGATTTGAAATATGCATGATGGTGTCGTTGATGGCACCGCCGCCAAACGAAATTTCATGCAATATTTTTCTGCGAATTTTTTTGCTTTTCGTGAAAACATAGCAGGCAAGCGGCTTTGGACGATCCTTTACTTCGATAATTATTTTTTCAAGGTCATCAAAGCCAATCACAGGAAGAATGGGGCCGAAGATTTCATCGTCCATCACCGGGTGTGAAAACTCAATATCCGTAAGCACTGTCGGGCTGATGTATCGCTCCTCGCGGTTGTGTTCGCCACCGGTGAATACTTTTATTGTGTCAATCATTTTTTCCAGACGATCGAAATTGCGCTCATTGATGATCTGCACATGATTTTTATTTTCGAAGGAATAGCGGAAATCATCTATCTGAGCCTTGATGGCTTGCAGAAATTTCTCCTTGATTTTATTTTCAACCAGCACATAATCAGGCGCTATGCAGGTTTGACCGGCATTGAGAAATTTTCCCCACACAAGGCGTTTTGCAGTGACCTCGAGGTTGGTATCGGCAAACACAAAGGCTGGACTTTTTCCGCCCAACTCCAGCGTGACCGGAGTCAGGTTTTTGGCGGCTGCCTGGTAAACAATGTTTCCAACAGGTACACTTCCGGTGAAAAATATTTTATCGAATTTTTCTTTCAGCAATGCTGTTGTTTCGGGCACGCCGCCTTCAACCACATGAAAAACGCCCGGATCGAAATTATTATTTACCAGTTCCGCCATCAATGCCGATGTGTGTGATGACAATTCGCTGGGTTTCAAAACAACAGTGTTTCCTGCTGCCAGAGCGGCAATGGCTGGTGCGAACGAAAGCTGGTACGGATAGTTCCAGGCGCCGATAACGAGACACACTCCATACGGTTCAGGCATAATAAACGAACGTGCTGGCATGTTTGGAATGTTGGTCAGAACGCGCTTTGGCCGACTCCAGCGCTTCATTTTTTTCAACGATTCGCCAATGTCGCTGTACAAAATTCCAAGCTCGGTGGCATAGGTCTCGAATTCTCCTTTTTTGAAATCATCGTAAATGGCCTCACAGAGCCGCTTTTCGTTTGTCTGAAGAATAGTTCTCAATCGGTTCAATTGTTCAGTTCTGAAGCTGATATCTTTGGTGACATTGCTGTGAAAGAAATCGCGCTGGCGTTGAATTATTGCTGTATATTCCATGATTTCAAAGATAGAAAATTTTTAGAAGCCAGCTTTCCCGACATTCTACCGTCAGCATAAAAACTGCTGTCATCCTGAGTGTCGCTCATAAAGCGATTTTCAAGCGATTAACCTGCGACGTATCGAAGGAGACAGCAGCCCAGCTGTCGTTCTTCGATACATTTGGAGTCTGCTGCTTTTTCAAGCTACTTCCGCAAACACTCTGAATGACAGCTGGGCTAAGACTTGTGATTCCCTGACATTCTACCGTCCGCTAAAAGGGGTTTAAACACGTCATTGCTGACGTGGAATCGTCGGGAAGGGCCGAACTTTGCTCGCACCGCACCGCATGCCCTATGCCTATATCAACACATCCATGCGATTAAAACGTCTTATTCCAAAGAACAAACACAGCGCTGAAATACCAATGGCAATGAGCGAATACACCACAGAAAGTTCATTCATATTAATGATTTCTGATCCTTTATACCAGTCGAAAGGCGAAATGTATTTCAGAAAATCAAGTTCTTTGTTCATTGAAATAACAACCTGCAACAAATACATTCCTAATACCACACCCATCGAAACAGCCGATGCTGTGCGTGATCGCGGGAAAAAGGAGGAGATCAGAAATGCAACAGAGCCAAGGGCGGCACCGCCAAGAATCCATGCAAGCGTCATTAGCGTAATGGTTAACCATGGTATTTCGCCGCCAATGATGGCGCCCATTCCAATGGCCGTTGCAAGAAAAAGAATCAAAGCTGCTGACACAACATAAGTGAGCGAAAATAAAATTTTTGTGCGCAGAAGATTTACTCGTTTTACCGGCAGTGAAAATAAATACTCCGCTGTTTTTTCACTGAATTCCTTCGATACGATGGTTGCAAATACGCTGGCAAATGCAATACTGAAAAACAGATAAACATACGAAAATCCAATTCCGGTAAAACCCAATGGATCGTTTAAATTGAGGCCGGCCATTCCAATGGCTTTCTGAAATTCAGGCGGCATTTTCATATCCAGAATTTGTTTCACATCGGCACCAAATGTGAGCGACATGGAAATAATGTACACCTGAAAAAAAGCACAGATAAGTGTGACGGTCAGGAATGACTTATAATTTCTTTTTATTTCTCTTTTAAACAA contains:
- a CDS encoding aldehyde dehydrogenase, whose translation is MEYTAIIQRQRDFFHSNVTKDISFRTEQLNRLRTILQTNEKRLCEAIYDDFKKGEFETYATELGILYSDIGESLKKMKRWSRPKRVLTNIPNMPARSFIMPEPYGVCLVIGAWNYPYQLSFAPAIAALAAGNTVVLKPSELSSHTSALMAELVNNNFDPGVFHVVEGGVPETTALLKEKFDKIFFTGSVPVGNIVYQAAAKNLTPVTLELGGKSPAFVFADTNLEVTAKRLVWGKFLNAGQTCIAPDYVLVENKIKEKFLQAIKAQIDDFRYSFENKNHVQIINERNFDRLEKMIDTIKVFTGGEHNREERYISPTVLTDIEFSHPVMDDEIFGPILPVIGFDDLEKIIIEVKDRPKPLACYVFTKSKKIRRKILHEISFGGGAINDTIMHISNPRLPFGGVGHSGTGSYHGEAGFRTFSHYKSVMYKPFRFEPNLKYPPYTKGKMKWLKRFLR